A stretch of the Bradyrhizobium sp. CCBAU 53351 genome encodes the following:
- a CDS encoding carbohydrate ABC transporter permease: MATRQTQFLARSLLTPAVGLLFIWMIVPLALTIYFSTLHYSLLDPGSESFVGLENFRYFLTDPAFLASLQNTLVLVGSVLALTILLGIPLALLMDQPVIGRNFVRLMVIAPFFVMPTVSALVWKNLLMHPVSGLFAWLASLFGLTPIDWFNDVPLFAVILIVTWQWLPFATLILLTALQSLDEEQKEAAEMDGASAVSTFIYITLPHLARPITVVILIETIFLLTVFAEIYVTTGGGPGLSTTNIAFLIYSQALIQYDVGTASAGGLVAVVIANIVAFFLVRIVGRNLEA; this comes from the coding sequence ATGGCAACCCGGCAGACGCAGTTCCTTGCGCGCTCGCTCCTGACGCCTGCGGTCGGGCTGCTCTTCATCTGGATGATCGTCCCGCTGGCGCTGACGATCTACTTCTCGACGCTGCATTACAGCCTGCTCGATCCCGGCTCCGAGTCGTTCGTGGGCCTGGAGAACTTCCGCTACTTCCTCACCGATCCCGCCTTCCTGGCCTCGCTTCAGAACACGCTGGTGCTGGTCGGCTCCGTGCTGGCCCTGACGATCCTGCTCGGCATCCCGCTCGCGCTGCTGATGGACCAGCCGGTGATCGGGCGCAATTTCGTGCGACTGATGGTGATCGCGCCGTTCTTCGTGATGCCGACGGTCAGCGCGCTGGTCTGGAAGAATCTGTTGATGCATCCGGTGTCCGGGCTGTTCGCCTGGCTCGCCTCGCTTTTCGGATTGACGCCGATCGACTGGTTCAACGACGTGCCGCTCTTTGCGGTGATCCTGATCGTGACGTGGCAATGGCTGCCGTTCGCGACGCTGATCCTGCTCACCGCGCTGCAATCGCTCGACGAAGAGCAGAAGGAGGCTGCCGAGATGGACGGCGCCAGCGCGGTCTCGACCTTCATCTACATCACGCTGCCGCATCTGGCGCGCCCCATCACGGTGGTGATCCTGATCGAGACGATCTTCCTGCTCACGGTCTTTGCAGAGATCTATGTCACCACGGGCGGCGGCCCTGGCCTGTCCACCACCAACATCGCCTTCCTGATCTATTCGCAGGCGCTGATTCAATACGATGTCGGCACGGCCTCGGCGGGCGGCCTCGTCGCGGTCGTGATCGCGAACATCGTCGCCTTCTTCCTGGTCCGCATCGTCGGCCGCAATCTGGAGGCGTGA
- a CDS encoding carbohydrate ABC transporter permease → MARRATTQQVVVSTIGAWFFGFLIFFPILWMVLASFKTELEAFAIPPSFLLFHWTTENYATVQERSDYLHHAMNSIIIAGGSTFIALLIAVPAAWSMAFSPTKRTKDILLWMLSTKMMPPVGVLVPIYLIYKSFGLLDSRIGLVFILCLGNLPIVIWMLFTYFKEIPRDILEAARMDGATIGRELVYVLTPMAIPGLASTMLLNLILAWNEAFWTLNLSTSNAAPLTTFIASYSSPEGLFWAKLSAASTLAIAPILVLGWFSQKQLVRGLTFGAVK, encoded by the coding sequence ATGGCACGGAGGGCGACGACGCAGCAGGTGGTGGTCTCGACGATCGGGGCCTGGTTCTTCGGCTTCCTGATCTTCTTCCCGATCCTCTGGATGGTACTGGCGAGCTTCAAGACCGAGCTGGAAGCCTTTGCCATCCCGCCGTCCTTCCTGTTGTTCCACTGGACCACCGAGAATTACGCGACGGTGCAGGAGCGCAGCGACTATCTTCATCACGCGATGAACTCGATCATCATCGCCGGCGGCTCGACGTTCATCGCTCTCTTGATTGCCGTTCCCGCGGCCTGGTCGATGGCGTTCTCGCCGACCAAGCGCACCAAGGATATTCTGCTCTGGATGCTCTCGACCAAGATGATGCCGCCGGTCGGCGTGCTGGTGCCGATCTACCTGATCTACAAGTCCTTCGGTCTTTTGGATTCTCGCATCGGCCTCGTCTTCATCCTGTGCCTCGGAAACCTGCCGATCGTCATCTGGATGCTCTTCACCTATTTCAAGGAGATTCCGCGCGACATTCTTGAAGCCGCGCGCATGGACGGCGCCACCATCGGCCGTGAGCTGGTCTATGTGCTGACGCCGATGGCGATCCCGGGGCTGGCGTCCACGATGCTGTTGAACCTGATCCTCGCCTGGAACGAGGCGTTCTGGACGCTCAATTTGTCGACCTCGAACGCGGCGCCGCTCACCACCTTCATTGCCTCCTATTCCAGCCCGGAAGGGCTGTTCTGGGCAAAGCTGTCGGCGGCCTCGACGCTGGCGATCGCGCCCATTCTCGTCCTCGGTTGGTTCAGCCAGAAGCAGCTCGTGCGTGGGCTCACCTTCGGCGCGGTGAAGTAG
- a CDS encoding ABC transporter ATP-binding protein codes for MGQITLQGVQKSFGPVHIIKGADLDIADGSFVVFVGPSGCGKTTLLRLIAGLEDVTGGNILIDGRNVVDTPPAKRGLSMVFQSYALYPHMSVRGNIGFGLKMAGLAKDEINRKVEAAAATLNLTPYLDRKPRELSGGQRQRVAIGRAIVREPKAFLFDEPLSNLDAALRVQMRIEVTRLQKQLGTTAIYVTHDQVEAMTMADKIVVLNGGKIEQYGSPLELYERPANLFVAGFIGSPKMNFVTGELAQQQGAATIGVRPEHLKIERDGAGGWQGTIAVAEHLGSDTFLYVDAGALGMLTARYIGELSLHAGDRVSLVPDPARIHRFDASGNALRN; via the coding sequence ATGGGTCAGATTACACTTCAAGGCGTGCAGAAATCGTTTGGCCCCGTGCACATCATCAAGGGCGCTGACTTGGACATCGCCGACGGCTCCTTCGTGGTGTTCGTCGGTCCGTCCGGCTGCGGCAAGACCACCTTGCTGCGGCTGATCGCCGGGCTCGAGGACGTCACCGGCGGCAACATCCTGATCGACGGCAGGAACGTCGTCGACACGCCGCCCGCCAAGCGCGGACTGTCGATGGTGTTTCAGTCCTACGCGCTCTATCCGCATATGAGCGTGCGCGGCAATATCGGCTTCGGCCTGAAGATGGCTGGGCTGGCGAAAGACGAGATCAACCGCAAGGTCGAGGCCGCCGCCGCGACATTGAATCTCACACCCTATCTCGATCGCAAGCCGCGCGAGCTTTCCGGTGGCCAGCGCCAGCGCGTTGCGATCGGCCGGGCCATCGTGCGCGAGCCCAAGGCGTTTCTGTTCGACGAGCCGCTGTCCAACCTCGATGCCGCGCTGCGCGTGCAGATGCGCATCGAGGTGACGCGGCTGCAGAAGCAGCTCGGCACCACCGCGATCTACGTCACCCACGACCAGGTCGAGGCCATGACCATGGCCGACAAGATTGTCGTGCTCAACGGCGGCAAGATCGAGCAATACGGCTCGCCCCTGGAGCTCTACGAGCGGCCCGCCAATCTTTTCGTCGCCGGCTTCATCGGCTCACCCAAGATGAATTTCGTCACCGGCGAGCTCGCCCAGCAGCAGGGGGCGGCGACCATTGGCGTGCGGCCGGAGCATCTCAAGATCGAGCGCGACGGAGCGGGCGGCTGGCAGGGCACGATCGCGGTCGCCGAGCATCTCGGCAGCGACACCTTTCTCTATGTCGATGCCGGCGCGCTCGGCATGCTGACGGCGCGCTATATCGGGGAATTGAGCCTGCACGCCGGCGACCGCGTCTCACTGGTGCCGGACCCCGCCCGCATTCACCGCTTCGATGCGAGCGGCAACGCGCTTCGGAACTGA
- a CDS encoding SDR family NAD(P)-dependent oxidoreductase, translating to MYLEKFKLNGKTAFITGGGQGIGLGCAEALAEAGARVIIGDRDSRIADSAKASLKAKGFDIETAIMDVTDTKRVAEVANDLVARHGKVDILVNNAGIARSETPAETVTDEHWLNVIDVNLNGTFWCCREFGKHMLKAKSGAIVNVGSMSGFIVNKPQEQCFYNASKAAVHHLTKSLAAEWGARGIRVNAVAPTYIETPLNAFVKSNAKMYDAWIGGTPMARMGQVEEIASVVLFLSSEAASLMTGSIVLVDGGYTCW from the coding sequence ATGTACCTGGAGAAATTCAAGCTGAACGGCAAGACCGCGTTCATCACCGGCGGCGGGCAGGGCATCGGCCTTGGCTGCGCGGAAGCGCTGGCTGAAGCGGGCGCCAGGGTGATCATCGGCGACCGCGACAGCAGGATCGCCGACAGTGCCAAGGCCAGCCTGAAGGCGAAGGGCTTTGACATCGAGACCGCGATCATGGACGTGACCGACACCAAGCGCGTGGCGGAGGTCGCCAACGACCTCGTCGCCCGCCACGGCAAGGTCGACATTCTCGTCAACAATGCCGGCATTGCCCGCAGCGAAACTCCGGCCGAAACCGTCACCGACGAGCACTGGCTCAACGTCATCGACGTCAATCTCAACGGTACCTTCTGGTGCTGCCGCGAATTCGGCAAGCATATGCTGAAGGCGAAGAGCGGCGCCATCGTCAATGTCGGCTCGATGTCCGGCTTCATCGTCAACAAGCCGCAGGAGCAGTGCTTCTACAACGCCTCCAAGGCTGCGGTTCATCACCTGACCAAATCGCTGGCCGCCGAATGGGGCGCGCGCGGCATCCGCGTCAATGCGGTGGCGCCGACCTATATCGAAACGCCGCTCAACGCCTTCGTGAAGAGCAACGCCAAGATGTATGACGCCTGGATCGGCGGAACTCCGATGGCGCGGATGGGACAGGTCGAGGAGATCGCCTCCGTCGTGCTGTTCCTCTCCTCGGAGGCCGCGAGCCTGATGACCGGCAGCATCGTGCTGGTGGATGGCGGCTACACTTGCTGGTAG
- a CDS encoding FGGY-family carbohydrate kinase — protein MPRAYIGVDVGTTSTRAGVFDESGTLLATARHPIRIWHEPGDVVEQSSQDIWEACVRSVRAAMAEASIAPDSIGGIGFDATCSLVVLDRQGEPLTVSASGEAERNVIVWMDHRAVAEARLINETEDAVLRYVGGSISPEMEMPKLLWLKRHLRGSFDAAGHFFDLADYLTWRATGSLQRSTCTVTCKWNYLAHDGGGWSAQFFKRIGLSDFVTEKYARIGTEIVAPGTRLGSGLTRTAAAELGLPAGIPVGASLIDAHAGGIGAIGGRDGAGGTSDACDRLAYIMGTSACIMATTKEPCFVPGVWGPYYSGMVPDFWLNEGGQSAAGAAIDHLLKSHPGHAEASAAARGEGLDLIDFLERRIIARTGSASHAALLARDIHVLPEFIGNRSPYADPDTRAVIAGLDLDTDIASMERLFVAGLCGLAYGLAEVIEAFAAHGVRSSIMIMGGGASRSPLVRQIMADTTGLTVALPQTKEPVLLGAAMLGAVAGGAYASIGETMARMSALGRKSEPTAPDMAAFHRRKRAVYKLLREVDRGSRAAMGDIARG, from the coding sequence ATGCCGCGAGCGTATATCGGCGTCGACGTGGGGACCACCAGCACGCGGGCCGGGGTGTTTGACGAGTCTGGAACCCTGCTTGCAACCGCCCGGCATCCAATCCGGATCTGGCACGAGCCCGGCGACGTTGTCGAGCAGTCCTCGCAGGACATCTGGGAAGCCTGCGTCAGATCGGTGCGGGCCGCGATGGCCGAAGCGTCGATCGCGCCTGACAGCATCGGCGGCATCGGCTTTGACGCCACGTGTTCGCTGGTTGTCCTCGATAGACAGGGCGAGCCGCTCACCGTCAGCGCATCCGGCGAGGCCGAGCGCAATGTCATCGTCTGGATGGATCATCGTGCCGTTGCCGAGGCGCGGCTGATCAACGAGACCGAGGATGCTGTGCTGCGCTATGTCGGCGGCTCGATCTCGCCAGAAATGGAAATGCCGAAGCTGCTATGGCTGAAGCGGCACCTTCGTGGGAGCTTCGACGCCGCCGGCCACTTCTTCGATCTCGCGGATTATCTGACCTGGCGCGCGACCGGCTCGCTGCAGCGCTCGACCTGCACCGTGACCTGCAAGTGGAACTATCTCGCCCATGACGGCGGGGGCTGGAGCGCGCAATTCTTCAAGCGCATCGGCCTGTCGGACTTCGTCACCGAGAAATACGCCCGCATCGGCACCGAGATCGTCGCCCCCGGCACGCGGCTTGGCTCCGGACTCACCCGCACGGCCGCGGCCGAACTCGGCCTGCCAGCGGGCATACCAGTCGGCGCCTCGCTGATCGACGCCCATGCCGGGGGCATCGGCGCGATCGGCGGCCGCGACGGCGCGGGCGGGACCAGCGATGCCTGCGACCGGCTCGCCTATATCATGGGAACGTCGGCCTGCATCATGGCGACGACGAAAGAACCGTGTTTCGTGCCGGGGGTGTGGGGACCTTATTACTCCGGCATGGTCCCGGACTTCTGGCTCAACGAGGGCGGCCAGTCTGCAGCGGGTGCGGCGATCGACCATCTCCTCAAGTCGCATCCCGGCCATGCCGAGGCCAGCGCCGCTGCGCGCGGTGAGGGTCTCGACCTCATCGACTTCCTCGAGCGCCGCATCATCGCGCGTACCGGCAGCGCCAGCCATGCTGCGCTGCTTGCCCGCGATATCCATGTGCTTCCCGAGTTCATCGGCAACCGCTCGCCCTACGCCGATCCCGACACGCGCGCGGTGATCGCGGGCCTCGATCTCGATACCGACATCGCCTCGATGGAGCGGCTGTTCGTCGCTGGCCTGTGCGGACTCGCCTATGGCCTCGCCGAGGTGATCGAAGCCTTTGCCGCGCATGGCGTGCGCTCCAGCATCATGATCATGGGCGGCGGCGCCAGCCGCAGTCCGCTGGTACGGCAGATCATGGCCGACACGACGGGGCTTACCGTCGCGCTGCCGCAGACGAAGGAGCCGGTGCTGCTTGGTGCTGCGATGCTGGGGGCGGTGGCCGGAGGAGCCTACGCCTCGATCGGCGAGACCATGGCCAGGATGTCGGCGCTGGGCCGCAAGAGCGAGCCGACCGCGCCCGACATGGCGGCGTTTCACAGGCGCAAGCGCGCGGTCTACAAGCTGCTGCGCGAGGTCGACCGCGGCAGCCGCGCGGCGATGGGCGACATCGCGAGAGGTTGA
- a CDS encoding carbohydrate kinase, translating to MLIACGDALIDFVPTRNAEGREAVMPAVGGSCLNVAIGMARLGAPPGFVGGISTDLFGRMIADHAAASHVDLSFATRSDHQTTLAFVRIVAGESHYAFYDAETATRNWTYRRGSIPFDTVEAVHVGSTTLVNDRGAAETEALIADARTSSTISFDPNCRPNLVKDKPAYLARMGEFAGRADLIKMSDVDFAYLHGDEPYPQRARMLLGQGTSLVVITRGNHGAIAWHAGAGQIEVAAPKVEVADTIGAGDSFQAALLFALHKQGRIARQALKDISADELRRALSFAANCAGLTCTRPGADPPWSHEINWRW from the coding sequence ATGCTGATTGCCTGCGGCGACGCGCTGATCGATTTCGTGCCGACGCGAAACGCCGAGGGGCGCGAGGCGGTGATGCCGGCGGTCGGTGGTTCCTGCCTCAACGTCGCGATCGGGATGGCGCGGCTGGGCGCGCCGCCCGGCTTCGTCGGCGGCATCTCGACAGACTTGTTCGGGCGGATGATCGCAGATCATGCCGCGGCCTCGCATGTGGACCTCAGCTTCGCCACTCGGAGCGATCATCAGACCACGCTCGCTTTCGTCCGCATCGTCGCGGGCGAGTCGCATTACGCCTTCTACGATGCCGAGACCGCGACACGAAACTGGACCTATCGGCGTGGCTCCATTCCGTTCGACACGGTCGAGGCCGTCCATGTCGGCTCAACCACGCTCGTCAACGACCGGGGCGCAGCCGAGACCGAGGCGCTGATCGCGGATGCGCGCACGTCCTCGACGATCTCCTTCGATCCGAACTGCCGCCCCAATCTGGTCAAGGACAAGCCGGCCTATCTCGCGCGCATGGGCGAATTTGCGGGGAGGGCCGATCTCATCAAGATGTCGGACGTCGACTTCGCCTATCTCCATGGCGACGAGCCTTATCCGCAGCGCGCCCGCATGCTGCTCGGGCAGGGCACCAGTCTCGTCGTCATCACCCGCGGCAATCATGGCGCGATCGCGTGGCACGCGGGGGCAGGGCAGATCGAGGTCGCCGCGCCCAAGGTCGAGGTTGCCGACACGATCGGCGCGGGCGACAGCTTTCAGGCGGCACTGCTCTTTGCCCTGCACAAGCAGGGACGCATTGCCCGGCAAGCATTGAAGGACATCAGTGCCGACGAGCTCCGTCGCGCCCTGTCCTTTGCCGCCAATTGCGCCGGCCTCACCTGCACGCGCCCGGGCGCCGATCCGCCCTGGAGCCATGAGATCAATTGGCGCTGGTAG
- a CDS encoding LysR family transcriptional regulator translates to MDLRRLRYFVAVAEARSIGKAAERLRMAQPPLSVQIRKLEAEIGAPLFRRGTRGMDLTEAGQALLSRASEALALAVDGAEAARAVAAGKRGRLSVGYMFVLANAMLPRLIPELRRSVPGVDLEFAELSASTREARLLDRSVTVALCMPAINHPEIQVARIGAQPFMLAMPIRSPLARLGTVPMERLQGRPLIALPPPEQDPASSAVAALLRRHQIVMPIASRVETVHSALSLVLAGEGFAIVPACAKLGAPSGIVFRPLRDAADSIDIAVCWRRDSQSPLISRFLKCAEKAVARM, encoded by the coding sequence ATGGATCTTCGCCGGCTCCGCTATTTCGTCGCCGTCGCCGAGGCGCGCAGCATCGGCAAGGCCGCCGAGCGGCTGCGGATGGCGCAGCCTCCGCTCTCGGTGCAGATCCGCAAGCTCGAGGCCGAGATCGGCGCGCCGCTGTTCCGCCGCGGCACCCGCGGCATGGACCTGACCGAGGCAGGCCAGGCGCTGCTGTCGCGCGCGAGCGAGGCGCTGGCGCTGGCCGTCGACGGCGCCGAAGCCGCGCGCGCGGTCGCCGCCGGCAAGCGCGGGCGGCTCTCGGTCGGCTACATGTTCGTGCTGGCGAATGCGATGCTGCCGCGGCTGATCCCCGAGCTGCGGCGCTCGGTGCCCGGTGTCGACCTCGAGTTTGCCGAGCTCAGCGCATCGACGCGCGAGGCCCGGCTGCTCGATCGCAGCGTCACGGTTGCGCTGTGCATGCCGGCCATCAACCATCCCGAAATCCAGGTGGCTCGGATCGGTGCCCAGCCCTTCATGCTGGCCATGCCGATCCGCTCGCCGCTGGCGCGGCTCGGCACCGTGCCGATGGAACGGTTGCAGGGCCGCCCGCTGATCGCATTGCCGCCGCCGGAGCAGGATCCCGCCTCTTCCGCAGTCGCGGCCCTGCTGCGCCGGCATCAGATCGTGATGCCGATTGCGAGCCGGGTGGAGACGGTGCATTCGGCGCTGAGCCTGGTGCTCGCCGGCGAAGGTTTTGCGATCGTGCCGGCCTGCGCCAAGCTCGGCGCGCCAAGCGGCATCGTGTTCAGGCCGCTGCGCGATGCCGCCGATTCCATCGACATCGCGGTGTGCTGGCGACGGGATTCCCAGAGCCCGCTGATCTCCAGGTTTCTCAAATGCGCCGAGAAGGCCGTCGCGCGGATGTGA